Proteins encoded within one genomic window of Ailuropoda melanoleuca isolate Jingjing chromosome 16, ASM200744v2, whole genome shotgun sequence:
- the LOC100471049 gene encoding olfactory receptor 5M9, producing the protein MPNFTDVTEFILLGLTSRQEFQVLFFVVFLVVYMITLLGNVGMVILISISPQLQSPMYFFLSHLSFVDVWFSSNVTPKMLENLLSETKTISYVGCLVQCYFFIALVHVEVYILAVMAFDRYMAICNPLLYGSKMSRAVCVRLISVPYVYGFSVSLICTLWTYGLHFCGNFEINHFYCADPPLIKIACGGVHIKEYTMIVIAGINFTYSLCVVLISYTLIVVTVLRMRSADGRRKAFSTCGSHLTAVTMFYGTLIFMYLRRPTEESVEQGKMVVVFYTTVIPMLNPMIYSLRNKDVKEAINKAIAKANLGQ; encoded by the coding sequence ATGCCAAATTTCACGGATGTGACGGAATTTATTCTTCTGGGCTTGACCAGCCGTCAGGAGTTTCAAGTCCTCTTTTTTGTGGTATTCCTAGTGGTTTACATGATCACTCTGTTAGGGAACGTTGGTATGGTCATTTTGATCAGCATCAGTCCTCAGCTTCAGAGCCCCATGTACTTTTTCTTGAGTCATTTGTCTTTTGTGGATGTGTGGTTCTCTTCCAATGTCACCCCCAAAATGCTGGAAAACTTATTATCAGAGACAAAAACCATTTCCTATGTGGGGTGTTTGGTGCAGTGCTACTTTTTCATTGCCCTTGTGCACGTGGAGGTCTATATCTTGGCAGTGATGGCTTTTGATCGTTACATGGCCATCTGCAACCCTTTGCTTTATGGCAGTAAAATGTCCAGGGCTGTCTGTGTTCGGCTTATCTCTGTGCCTTATGTCTATGGGTTCTCTGTTAGTCTAATATGTACACTATGGACATATGGCTTACACTTCTGTGGAAACTTCGAAATCAACCACTTCTATTGTGCAGACCCTCCCCTCATCAAGATTGCCTGTGGGGGGGTCCACATCAAAGAATACACGATGATTGTCATTGCTGGGATTAACTTCACATATTCTCTCTGTGTGGTCCTCATCTCCTACACCCTTATTGTAGTCACCGTGCTACGCATGCGCTCCGCTGATGGCAGGAGGAAGGCATTCTCCACATGTGGGTCTCACTTGACAGCTGTGACCATGTTTTATGGGACTCTCATATTCATGTATCTCAGGCGGCCCACTGAAGAGTCCGTGGAGCAGGGGAAAATGGTGGTTGTGTTTTATACCACAGTGATCCCCATGCTGAATCCCAtgatctacagcctgaggaacaaggaTGTGAAAGAGGCCATCAACAAAGCAATTGCCAAGGCAAACTTGGGGCAGTGA
- the LOC100483712 gene encoding olfactory receptor 1038-like: protein MAGRNSTKVMEFILLGFSVHREFEIILFLLISVVYTLTLVGNLGMISLIQLDSRLHTPMYFFLSNLAFVDLCYSSSVAPKFLETLLTEHRSISFYACAAQLGFFLNFLISEMFLLAVMAYDRYVAICNPLLYMVIMSRQMCMQLVIGPYLYSFSVALLHTVVTFQLIYCGPNIINHFYCDDVPLMALACSDTSLKEILIFIFAGFNMISSLTTVLISYLHIVAAILKIQSTEGRCKAFSTCASHLTALTIFYGTLIFMYLQPKSNHSLDTDKMASVFYTIVIPMLNPMIYSLRNQEVKNALRKAIDKGYVLLLTNFKK from the coding sequence ATGGCTGGAAGGAATAGCACCAAGGTGATGGAAttcattcttttgggtttttcagtCCATAGAGAGTTTGAAATCATTCTCTTTCTGCTCATTTCAGTGGTATATACTCTAACTTTGGTAGGGAATCTTGGGATGATTTCATTAATCCAACTGGATTCTCGACTTCACACACCCATGTACTTTTTTCTCAGTAATCTGGCCTTTGTAGACCTCTGCTACTCCTCATCGGTAGCCCCCAAGTTCCTGGAGACCCTCCTGACCGAGCACAGGTCTATATCTTTCTATGCATGTGCAGCACAGCTGGGCTTCTTCCTGaacttcctgatttcagagatgttcCTTCTTGCAGTAATGGCTTATGATCgttatgtggccatctgcaaTCCTCTTCTCTACATGGTGATCATGTCCCGACAGATGTGTATGCAATTGGTAATAGGCCCCTACTTATATAGCTTCTCTGTTGCTTTGCTCCACACAGTTGTTACTTTCCAATTGATTTATTGTGGCCCCAATATCATCAATCACTTCTATTGTGACGATGTCCCTTTGATGGCCCTTGCCTGCTCAGACACCAGCCTCAAAGAAATCTTGATTTTCATCTTTGCTGGATTCAACATGATCAGCTCTTTGACCACTGTTCTTATTTCTTACTTACACATCGTGGCTGCCATCTTGAAAATCCAATCCACAGAAGGGAGGTGCAAAGCTTTCTCTACTTGTGCCTCTCACCTAACCGCTCTGACTATATTCTATGGGACTCTGATCTTCATGTATCTGCAGCCAAAATCAAACCATTCCCTTGACACAGACAAAATGGCCTCTGTGTTCTACACAATAGTAATTCCTATGCTAAACCCCATGATCTATAGCTTGAGGAACCAAGAGGTAAAAAATGCCTTAAGGAAAGCAATTGACAAAGGTTATGTCCTGCTtctaacaaactttaaaaaatga
- the LOC100471797 gene encoding olfactory receptor 5M8 codes for MRKNSTSVTEFILLGLTSRLELQIVLFLLFLVIYMVTVAGNLGMIVLIQANARLHKPMYFFLSHLSFVDLCFSSNVTPKMLEIFLSEKKTISYPACLVQCYFFIALVHVEIYILAVMAFDRYMAICNPLLYGSKMSRSVCTSLITGPYVYGALTGLMETMWTYNLAFCGPNEINHFYCADPPLIKLACSDTYNKELSMFVVAGCNLSFSLLIILVSYLYIFPAILRIRSTEGRHKAFSTCGSHLTSVTIFCATLFFMYLRHPSKESVEQGKMVAVFYTTVIPMLNPMIYSLRNKDVKEALKEILKGK; via the exons atgagaaaaaaCTCCACTTCCGTGACTGAGTTCATTCTCCTCGGACTGACCAGTCGCCTGGAATTGCAGATTGTCCTCTTCCTGCTGTTTCTGGTGATTTACATGGTCACGGTCGCAGGGAATCTTGGCATGATTGTCCTCATCCAGGCCAATGCCCGGCTCCACAaacccatgtactttttcctgaGCCACCTGTCGTTTGTAGATCTGTGCTTCTCTTCCAATGTGACCCCCAAGATGCTGGAGATTTTCTTATCAGAGAAGAAAACCATCTCCTATCCTGCTTGTCTGGTGCAGTGTTACTTTTTCATTGCCTTGGTCCACGTGGAGATCTATATCCTGGCTGTGATGGCCTTTGATCGGTACATGGCCATCTGCAACCCTCTGCTTTATGGCAGCAAGATGTCCAGGAGCGTGTGCACATCCCTCATCACGGGGCCTTACGTTTATGGAGCGCTCACGGGCCTCATGGAGACCATGTGGACCTACAACCTAGCCTTCTGTGGCCCCAATGAAATTAACCACTTCTACTGTGCGGACCCACCCCTGATAAAGCTGGCCTGTTCTGACACTTACAACAAGGAGTTGTCAATGTTTGTGGTGGCTGGTTGtaacctttccttttctctgctcatCATCCTGGTTTCCTACCTTTATATTTTTCCTGCTATCCTGAGGATTCGTTCCACAGAAGGCAGGCACAAAGCTTTCTCCACCTGTGGCTCCCATCTCACATCTGTCACCATATTCTGTGCTACCCTTTTCTTCATGTATCTCAGACACCCTTCTAAGGAATCTGTGGAACAGGGAAAAATGGTAGCTGTATTTTATACAACAGTCATCCCCATGTTGAACCCCATGATTTACAGCCTTAGGAATAAAGATGTGAAAGAAGC Cctcaaggaaattttaaaaggaaagtaa